The Thermostichus vulcanus str. 'Rupite' genome window below encodes:
- a CDS encoding Uma2 family endonuclease — MLVQDKSTHPNSLTRQQLAELIPSAQGLLSDEPEMEHSLHALQLLILVTCLHRLWQDRSDYFLAWNLTVYYSREQLKTKDFRGPDLFLVKGVSNHPRGSWVVWEEGGKYPDLIIELLSESTANVDRTEKRELYQSIFRTPEYFYFSPETLEFMGLRLGEGGERYEEIAPTDRVSGTESLQGLRWSKVLGLYLGIHNRQLRYFFPNGELVPLPEEAEKIERQRMEQERQRAEQERQRAESAEQRAERLAQKLRELGVDPGTLS, encoded by the coding sequence GCCCAGGGGCTCCTCAGCGATGAACCGGAAATGGAACACTCCCTCCATGCCCTGCAGCTGCTCATCTTGGTTACCTGCCTCCACCGCCTCTGGCAAGACCGCAGCGACTATTTCCTGGCCTGGAACCTCACTGTCTACTACAGCCGCGAGCAACTGAAGACCAAAGACTTTCGTGGGCCAGACCTGTTTTTGGTCAAGGGGGTGTCCAATCACCCGCGCGGCTCCTGGGTGGTTTGGGAGGAAGGGGGGAAATACCCGGATTTGATCATCGAGCTGCTCTCGGAGTCCACCGCTAATGTGGATCGCACCGAAAAACGAGAACTGTATCAGAGCATTTTTAGAACCCCAGAGTATTTTTATTTTTCGCCAGAGACGCTGGAGTTTATGGGTTTGCGGCTGGGGGAAGGGGGAGAGCGATACGAGGAGATTGCGCCGACAGATCGCGTCAGCGGGACGGAGTCCTTGCAAGGGTTGCGGTGGAGCAAGGTGCTGGGGTTGTACCTGGGCATTCACAACCGTCAGCTGCGGTATTTTTTCCCGAATGGGGAGTTGGTACCTCTGCCGGAAGAAGCAGAAAAAATCGAGCGGCAACGGATGGAACAAGAGCGGCAACGAGCTGAGCAGGAGCGGCAACGGGCTGAAAGCGCCGAGCAACGGGCGGAACGGCTGGCCCAAAAGCTGCGGGAACTGGGGGTGGATCCGGGTACTCTAAGTTAG